In Arachis stenosperma cultivar V10309 chromosome 1, arast.V10309.gnm1.PFL2, whole genome shotgun sequence, one DNA window encodes the following:
- the LOC130983166 gene encoding uncharacterized protein LOC130983166, whose translation MGFEKAGAARKLQLAELETLRLEAYDNSRLYKEKVKAVHNKHIKRREFRLGDLVLLYNSRLRLMPGKLRSKWEGPYRVEKAEPYGVFHLSHPSGSNFIKVNGHRLKLYHGEKMKDNKELEIFLLEDPPTTED comes from the coding sequence ATGGGATTTGAGAAAGCTGGTGCTGCACGGAAGCTGCAACTGGCAGAACTGGAGACCCTTCGACTCGAAGCATATGACAATTCCAGACTGTACAAGGAGAAGGTGAAAGCTGTGCATAACAAGCATATCAAGAGGAGAGAGTTTAGACTTGGGGATCTAGTTCTCCTTTACAACTCAAGgctgaggctcatgccaggcaagctgAGATCAAAGTGGGAAGGACCCTACAGAGTAGAGAAAGCAGAGCCATATGGAGTCTTCCACCTGAGTCATCCTTCTGGTTCTAATTTCATCAAGGTCAATGGACATCGCTTAAAGCTATATCATGGTGAGAAGATGAAGGACAACAAAGAGCTAGAGATCTTCCTATTGGAGGATCCACCAACAACAGAAGACTGA